From the Candidatus Neomarinimicrobiota bacterium genome, the window TTCCCCAGCTGGTATCAGCGGGAGTGTCGGCCAGTATTCTAGGCCGAGCTGCCACCAAGGGGATAGTCACCTACCATCTCCATAACCTGTTTGATTTTGCCGATGGGCCCCATCACAAAATTGACGATGAGCCCTATGGTGGCGGAGCAGGCATGATCATGAAACCGGAACCGGTATTCCGGGCTTTTGATCAGGTGATGGCTCAGGTGAGCCCCGGCGTCACCCCCCGGGTGATATTTCCCACCCCAGACGGCAAGCCTTTCACCCAGGAAGATGCTGAAAATTTAGCCGGGATTGGACATTTGATTTTTATCTGTGGGCATTATAAGGGAATGGACCAACGGATTCGCGATCAACTGGTTACCGATGAGTACTCCATTGGTGATTTCGTTGTGACCGGTGGTGAGCTGCCGACTCTCCTGATACTCGACGCGGTAGTGCGGCTTCAGGAGGGGGTGCTCACTACCAGTGAGTCAGCGGAAACCGATTCTTTCAGCAGCAGCCTGTTGGACGGACCCCATTATACGCGTCCTCAGGAATACCGGGGATTATCTGTGCCGGAGGTCCTTCTGTCGGGCAACCACGGCGAGATTGCTCAATGGCGACTTGAGCGGCGGCGGGCTCAAACCAAAGTACGACGCCCTGACCTGTGGAAAAAATTTCTGGCGCGCGAAAAGCAAGTTACGGAGCGTGAGGATGGATAGGGTTTTGCATGAGGTGACAAAAGAGTACTTGCGAAGCGACCAGCCCCAATTCCGTGCTGGTGATCGCGTGGCGGTAGATGTGAGGGTGGTGGAAGGTAACCGGACGCGCATCCAGACTTTCGAGGGTGATGTCATCGCCATGTCCGGGAGTGGGATTAATCGGACTTTTACCGTGCGGAAGATTTCTGCAGGGATCGGTGTGGAACGGATATTTCCGTTGCATAGCCCGAATATTGCTGAGATCAGGGTCATACGTGCCGGGCGGGTACGCCGGGCCAAGCTCTACTATTTACGGGAGCTCCGGGGCCGGGCCGCCCGGATCAAGGAACGGCGTTAATCCCATTCCAGTCCCAGAGGTATGAGCCGCCTCGGGTGGCTCTTTTTCTATGCGCGGTTCACAAAATCGTTTTCGATTGATGAATATCCGGAGCGTTCTCACTATCACCTCCCTGGGGCATCTGCTCAACCACGGCCTCACCCTGATCTATCCCGTGGTAATGATCCAGCTGGCGGCCCTTTATCCCCAGGTTTCCCTGACCACCCTGGGACTTTTGGGAACGGTCCATTACTTCCTATATGGCCTGGGGGCTTTTCCGGCCGGTTGGCTTACTGACCGGCTTGGTGCCCGGAACATCCTGCTCATTTATTTCTTAGGCTCGGCGGTGGCAGTGGTCATCCTGGTTCTGGCGACCGGTCTAACCCACCTGGCGGTGGGCCTGGCGCTGCTGGGGCTTTTCTGTGCTCTTTATCATCCGGCGGGTCTGACTCTGATCAGCCACACATCACCGCGCCTGAGCCGGCACCTGGGCTTACATGGCATTGCCGGCAGTCTGGGGCTAACGCTCGGCCCCCTGGTAGGAGGCGCCGTGGCCAGTTGGTATGGGTGGCAGGCACCGTATGTATTATTCGGTTTCTTTGCCGTGATTACCGGCGCTTTCCTCTGGTTGACCTCCACTTCCGATACGGCTCTCCAGGCGCGCGTTCAACCACAAACGCAGCAGCCGACGCGACTACGCTTACTTATCTACTGCTACCTTATTGGTGCCTTCATGGGGTTGGCTCATCGGGGCACGCTTAACTTCCTGCCGCTGTACTTCTCGCAGATGTTTGCAGGCCCTTTGGCTCCGGTGATGG encodes:
- a CDS encoding MFS transporter; its protein translation is MRGSQNRFRLMNIRSVLTITSLGHLLNHGLTLIYPVVMIQLAALYPQVSLTTLGLLGTVHYFLYGLGAFPAGWLTDRLGARNILLIYFLGSAVAVVILVLATGLTHLAVGLALLGLFCALYHPAGLTLISHTSPRLSRHLGLHGIAGSLGLTLGPLVGGAVASWYGWQAPYVLFGFFAVITGAFLWLTSTSDTALQARVQPQTQQPTRLRLLIYCYLIGAFMGLAHRGTLNFLPLYFSQMFAGPLAPVM
- the rplS gene encoding 50S ribosomal protein L19 codes for the protein MDRVLHEVTKEYLRSDQPQFRAGDRVAVDVRVVEGNRTRIQTFEGDVIAMSGSGINRTFTVRKISAGIGVERIFPLHSPNIAEIRVIRAGRVRRAKLYYLRELRGRAARIKERR
- the trmD gene encoding tRNA (guanosine(37)-N1)-methyltransferase TrmD gives rise to the protein MSLRIDILTPFPQLVSAGVSASILGRAATKGIVTYHLHNLFDFADGPHHKIDDEPYGGGAGMIMKPEPVFRAFDQVMAQVSPGVTPRVIFPTPDGKPFTQEDAENLAGIGHLIFICGHYKGMDQRIRDQLVTDEYSIGDFVVTGGELPTLLILDAVVRLQEGVLTTSESAETDSFSSSLLDGPHYTRPQEYRGLSVPEVLLSGNHGEIAQWRLERRRAQTKVRRPDLWKKFLAREKQVTEREDG